The following coding sequences are from one Musa acuminata AAA Group cultivar baxijiao chromosome BXJ1-6, Cavendish_Baxijiao_AAA, whole genome shotgun sequence window:
- the LOC135677206 gene encoding LIMR family protein Os06g0128200-like encodes MGDFNLALVIVAVVVCVLVLLVNVYLLVNYQHPDDVNQAYFPKLVVVLGLSVAAISILMLPADVANRQACQHAIYNGACTLTLPMKALWLVVYIADAVLVFLVIPFAMFYYEGDQDKSIGKRLKSALLWVLTSAVVCGLVLGILYGLVGKVDFTVRHLSSSASSFPSSWSTFSSSQPCIGSSNRLCDAYGAPASSETTWTMRTSFPEYLVALATIVGSVLFTIFGGVGIACLPLGLIFSFIRRPKAVITRSQYIKEATELGKKAKELKKAIEALHQEERSGSKGRKWRKNVKSVEKELFLLEDDMKALEEMYPQGEQAETLWALTVLGYMGKLVIGVIGLIVSVAWVAHIVIYLLITPPISPFLNEVFIKLDSVWGLLGTAAFAIFCFYLLLAVIAGEMMLGLKLVFITIHPMKWGGTLMNSFLFNVGLILLCSISVIQFCATAFAYYSQATAAQEIFGHTLQSLRGIKYLYKYNVFQYGFVFLASITLFCYAAFGWKKRKPSGRFQLSS; translated from the exons ATGGGCGACTTCAACCTAGCGCTGGTGATCGTGGCGGTGGTCGTGTGCGTGCTGGTTCTCCTCGTCAATGTCTACCTCCTCGTCAATTACCAGCACCCGGACGACGTCAACCAGGCATACTTCCCCAAGCTGGTGGTGGTTCTTGGCCTCTCGGTCGCGGCCATCTCCATTCTGATGCTCCCGGCGGACGTCGCCAATCGCCAGGCCTGTCAGCACGCTATATACAACGGCGCTTGCACTCTCACCCTCCCGATGAAGGCTCTTTGGTTGGTCGTCTACATCGCGGACGCTGTCCTTGTGTTCTTGGTCATACCATTCGCCATGTTCTACTACGAGGGCGATCAGGACAA GAGTATTGGGAAGAGATTGAAGAGTGCTCTATTGTGGGTCCTGACGTCGGCCGTTGTCTGCGGCCTTGTGCTTGGAATTCTTTATG GACTCGTTGGTAAAGTGGATTTTACAGTTAGGCACCTTTCTTCATCTGCTTCGAGTTTCCCTAGTTCTTGGTCGACATTCTCAAGTTCTCAACCTTGCATAGGTTCATCGAACCGTCTG TGTGATGCATATGGAGCACCTGCTTCTTCAGAAACAACCTGGACAATGCGAACCTCCTTTCCAGAATATCTGGTTGCCCTTGCGACAATTGTTGGATCAGTTCTTTTCACT ATATTTGGTGGTGTGGGGATTGCTTGTCTTCCGCTGGGCCTCATCTTTTCATTCATAAGGCGCCCCAAGGCTGTCATAACTCGGTCACAGTATATCAAG GAGGCAACTGAACTAGGAAAAAAAGCTAAAGAACTGAAGAAAGCTATTGAAGCTCTTCATCAAGAGGAGAGAAGTGGTTCTAAGGGTAGAAAATGGCGCAAAAATGTGAAATCTGTTGAAAAG gagttgtttcttttggaagatgaTATGAAAGCTTTGGAAGAAATGTATCCTCAAGGAGAACAG GCAGAGACTCTTTGGGCTCTAACTGTTCTGGGCTACATGGGAAAACTTGTAATAGGTGTCATCGG GTTAATTGTTTCAGTGGCCTGGGTTGCACATATTGTTATATATTTGCTGATCACCCCACCTATTTCTCCTTTCTTAAATGAAGTTTTCATCAAGTTGGATAGTGTCTGGG GCCTGCTAGGTACCGCAGCATTTGCAATTTTCTGTTTCTACCTACTCCTTGCTGTGATTGCTGGGGAGATGATGCTTGGATTGAAGTTGGTTTTCATTACTATACATCCAATGAA GTGGGGAGGAACTCTGATGAACTCCTTTCTTTTCAATGTGGGACTCATCCTGCTTTGTTCCATTAG CGTGATTCAGTTCTGCGCCACAGCTTTTGCTTACTATTCGCAAGCAACTGCTGCACAAGAAATTTTTGGCCACACGCTGCAATCTCTACGTGGAATCAAGTATCTATACAA GTACAATGTGTTTCAATATGGTTTTGTTTTCCTGGCCAGTATCACTCTCTTCTGTTACGCTGCATTT GGGTGGAAAAAGAGAAAACCGAGTGGCAGGTTCCAACTGTCAAGTTGA